One Mycolicibacterium rufum genomic window, ACGGCCTGGAAGCTGGCCTCGGCCACCGCGAACGCGCCGTTGTCGAAGCGCAGCTGCACGACCGAGGTGTCCAGGAACCCCTGCTCCGCGAACTGCGGGTGGATCAGCGCGTCGGCCTGCGCGAAGACCTCGGTGACGCGGGCGCCCGGGTTGAGCCAGCACAGGGTGTCGAAGTCGTGGATCAGCGTCTCGTTGAAGATCGTCCACGGCTTGACCCGGGCCGCGACCTCCACCGAGATGCCCGGGTCGCGGGTCAGCGACCGCAGCAGCTGCGGAGTGCCGATCGAGCCGGCGCCGATGCGAGCGCGCATGTCGGCGAAGTCGGCGGCGAAGCGGCGGTTGAAGCCGACCTGCAGCGCGACGCCGGCCGAGTGCGCGGCCTCGATCGCGCGATCGGCGTCGTCGAGTGTCAGGGCCATGGGCTTCTCGCAGAAAACGTGCTTGCCGGCGCGTGCGGCGGCGACCACGAGATCAGCGTGGCTGGACGCCGGCGAGCAGATCGCGACGGCCTCCACGGCCGGGTCGGCGATCAACGCGAAGGGATCCTGGTAGCTGCTGGGCGCCGAAAGCCGTTCTGCAGCAGCCAGAACGGGATCGGCAACGGCGGCGAGGCGAGCGGTCGGCAGGCGGCGCGCGAGGGTCTCGGCATGGAAGCTGCCGATCCACCCGGCGCCGATGAGCCCGACATTCAGCGGGGAGGGCATGGGTGACTCCGAATCTGCACAGAACTAGAACGTTCTAGGACGGTAGACGCCCGTCGGTGGTTCCGTCAACGATTCTGCTAGAACGTTCTAGGCTGAAGCCGTGAATCGCCGACCGACGCTTCAGGAC contains:
- a CDS encoding Gfo/Idh/MocA family oxidoreductase, which gives rise to MPSPLNVGLIGAGWIGSFHAETLARRLPTARLAAVADPVLAAAERLSAPSSYQDPFALIADPAVEAVAICSPASSHADLVVAAARAGKHVFCEKPMALTLDDADRAIEAAHSAGVALQVGFNRRFAADFADMRARIGAGSIGTPQLLRSLTRDPGISVEVAARVKPWTIFNETLIHDFDTLCWLNPGARVTEVFAQADALIHPQFAEQGFLDTSVVQLRFDNGAFAVAEASFQAVYGYDVRGEVFGTGGIATAGHAPEHAAASNVELFHDAYVAQFAHFVESVQSGVQPSVTGVDARIALEVAVAARESVETRAPVALAGVPQ